DNA sequence from the Sylvia atricapilla isolate bSylAtr1 chromosome 15, bSylAtr1.pri, whole genome shotgun sequence genome:
CTCTGGTAATGGTAGTTTATTTATCTTTacctctgctttatttttcaggaaaataaggGTGAGGTGGCAGCTGTGGGGCAGCGTGTTGTGAAAGTCCTTGAAAGGAGGCTGCCCGAGGGTCAGAGTGCTCggttcctccttcctctcctggcAAATGTCATCAGCCTGTCACCAGAGTCTCTAACAGAAGGTAAATCTCTAGGAAGGGCTGAGATTGCCACCTGGCTGTGATCTGGGTAGTGATCAGAAGGCTCTCAGTTGGAAACTGCTGTCAAAAGTGACATCTGTGCTCTGAGGAAAGGGGACTTACTGGGTGGGATGTATTCCACCACACAGAACTGTGACTGGGCCTTCCAGTCAAATCCTGGCCATGGATTTGTGTAACAAGATCATGTACTCTAGCTGAGGTCTCCAGATGCAGCAGGAGTGTGAAACTGTAGCTATCCTGAGGAGCATCCAgcagagagagacagacagaagGCAGACAGAGATATGCCTGTGCATCTGGTcaagagagcagcagaaacaccTAGAGGTGCTCTTCATCAGAGAGGCAGCACTGGATGGGTGGTGGTGAGTTAACCTAGGAGAGCATTCCAGGCTTCAAATGCTGGGGAGTTGTGAGCAAGGGTGAGTTTCTGGGAGTTTCCTGTGAGGTTTGTGtgcctcctgcctcctgccagaGAAGCTCTGGGGAGGATGTTGGGCTGGGTGCatgggctggcagagcaggaaggatCACCTGCCCCAGCTTCTGTGAGTTCCCAGTGAGGGAGTTGTGCCTTTGGCTGCAGAGCTGAATAAAGTGACAATGTTTTTGCACATTCCTCCTAATAGCAGctgtggatggagacaaaggaACAAGTATCTCTTGAGTGATGTGGTAACAGAGACCTTGGTTCCAGCACTCACTCCCTGACTACTCTGAGGAGTATAGGGCATCCATCAATTTCTTTATGGATTGCTGAGAGTGatccaggctgaaaaaaaagcacagcaacTGAGGGTTAACAGGGACAGGATGCAGAGGCTGCTTCTCTGCCCAGTCTAGCAATGACCCTGTCACTTCCCTTGTACAGAACAGACCAATGTTGTCAGTAAAAAGCTGGCTGACTGGCTGAGGTATGCAAGCATTCAGCAAGGAATGGCTCAGCCCTCTGGAGGCTTCTTCTCCAGTCCCAGAACCAAACAGGTGAGTGCTGAGTTGCCATGGTGACCTCACAAGGGCATTTGTTAGTCTGTTACCTGCTGGTTTGGCTTCCCAGAATCACCTTCTTTTGGAAAACAGGGGCCTAGAAGTGCTGCtgttcttcagcattttttgtGGGATCTGTGGTTGAGACACCTAGGAAAGCAAAGTAGGGAGATTTACAGCTCTGAAATTTAGGAGTtcagctgcagagccagagctttGATCCTTGAGGAAGTTTTTAAAGAGGAGTCTTTTAGTGACTGTTTACTTCAGAGTTAAAGGTGATTGCAAACAAGACCAGAGCAAATTTGTGTGTTTCAGCTGGGGAGAGGGATCCAGCACAGCTGGCCTTCCTCTCTCTGGGTACCTACCCTCCTGCAGGACCCCAAACAAGGGCTACTTACCTCTGTGGGCTCAGTGGgcttttccctgccctctcACTTTGCCTTTCCCTAGAGGTCTGACCTGCTGCACCTTTTCTCTCAGCCTGCTCCTGTCACAGAGATGGATGGTGCTGTTGCCACAGACTTTTTCACAGTGCTCTCAGTGGCTCAGCACTACACACAGGACCAGTGGCTCAACGTGCAGACCTTCTCCATGCTGAGAAACTGGCTGCTGTGCTATGGGGACAAGGAGATGAACACCCTTAATCCAGGTAGGGATTGAAGGTCTGCAGCCCCAAGAGGGCTGTGTGCTCGCAGATGTCATATCAGGTGGCTGCACCAGCAACCCAGCAATCTCCTCTCTTTCAAACtgattagatattaggaagaaattattccctgggagggtgaggggGCCCTGGCACAAgatgcccagagaaactgtggttGCCCCATCTTGGATaaggcttggagcaagctgggatagtggaaggtgtccctgcccgtaGCAGGGGctttggaactggatgagctttaagtcccttccagcccaaaccatcctcTCATTCTGTGACTCTAAGCAACAGGAATATGGGCAAGAGTTTAGAGATCTTGGACTAGGAGCAGGAAAAGTTTGGGAAGGAATATCACTAAACCTCCTGACTGATACTTATTGATCCTTCCTTGGGAAACTGCTTGTTGGGTGAGTCTCCTGTTTTCAGACAAAGCCCCGTGGATTCCTAGGAAAGACGGCCTGGGTGATGGGAGACAGCATCTCCTCAGTATTCTTGTGACATTCCCTTCTCCCTCAGCCTCTTGTTCTTCACTCTGCACCTGGGGACAGTCAGCTGCCTTTCTGTTGCTGGGCTGCTGCATGGGTGACACTGCTGACACTTTATTGTGCAGGTGACAAAGCAGGAATGGCCAGGGCTGTGACATCCGTggtctccagcacagccagggctgggcagcagcttcCCCCCAGGGAGCGCCTGCGGGACAAAGCCTTCGAGTACTGCCAGCGCCTCGTGGAGCAGAGCACCCGCCGTGAGTCTTGCCATCAGCCCTCCTGGGTGCCCTCTTGGTAGTGttctccaaaatatttctggttctCTGCATGTTTGGGCTGGGGTCTCACTCCCTGGAACCCACAGGTAGGCTCCTAGGGATAGggcctgctgcagctgctggggcaagTCGTTGACCAGCCCTGAGAAGGGGTGTTGGGAAGGATGTGGAGGCAACAGTCACGTTCTGCCTCCTCGATTTGCAGGGGAGGTTGTGAAACTTGGTTCTCATTGGCCTGATTTAGGGTCAGTGTGTGTTCCTGCCTACCCTGGAGCCAGGGTTAGTGCTCAAACTGACAACCTCACATTCCTTTGTGGGCTCAAAGCTTGACTTGGACTCATTTCTCTGGCAGGACCCCTGAAGAAAGATGATGGAGACCTGCAGAAAGCTGTAAGTGCACAGAGGTGAGGCTCAGGCTCTGGGAGTTGTGGCTTCCCCCATTCCAATCTTActctcttctctcctgcagTGTCTCATTGAGGCAGTGACAATCGTGGACATCATCTGCAAACAGGACTCCTCCTATGTGTGCCGTGCTGTCTCCTTCCTGAAAACCCTGCACAGCAGGATCTGTGGGGATGCCTCTTatgccagggcactgctgcccaTTGCCCAGTTCTTCCTGAACCACAGTAAGTCTTCAGCTCCCACCCCCTCCTCCAGGATCCAGTCCTGCCTATTCCAGCACAGCCTTTTGTCCTGGCAGTTTGCTGCCTGCCAGAGTTGGTAATTCCACCTTGCCTGTGCTCTGGTATGGATGGTCTCACCCCAGGAGACCCAGGAGCTGGGGTGTCTCCTGCTCTTTCGAGGAACATAACCCAGATCTCTCTtagcccctggagccctgccagggctgctgggtgGGCTGTGCTCAGCAAGGTGCTGTGTCCTCCCAGGCAAACTGACAGCTGTGGACTCAGATGCCATCTACAAACACCTCTTCACTGAtatcccagctcagctcttccaCAACCCATCACTGGCCTTCGAATTTGTCCAGTTCTGCAAAGACAACAGCCAGCTCCTCACAGACTCCTCCAGCATATTCAGGCAGAGCTTCCCCAATCTCTTCAAGGTACAACGTgttggagcagcagagggaagagccTGCTTCACATCCCCTCCTGTGCCTTAGAACTTTGTTTTTGCACCCCAGAGCCCTCTGTGGCAGTGCTAGGGAGAGCACAGGCTAGAAGGATTGTTACAAAACAAGTGTGAGTTTGAAGGGGAGGAGGGTTCTGGGTGTGTTTAGCACTGCCAAGGGAGAAGAGTCTGGGTTGGCAGGACTGTAGAGGGCTGGGGAGCACAGTGAACAGAGGATACAGCACTTTGTTTCTGGAAAAGTTTAGTAAGTTGCAGCTTGCCAGCCACCGAACCAGCTGCCAGAAGCCTGTGTTGAGCTTCTAACAGGCTCCTGGGTTTTGACCAAACCCTCAGACttgtctggttttgcttttcagaagtgactttcccttccccatcccatctGGTCACAGTATGGAGTTGCCTGGGTATGAGATGGAGTAGCAGGAGTAGTGCAGCAGTTTGTGCTTGTTCCTTGCAGTTCCTGGCGTGGAACAGCCCACCTCTGATCTCTGAGTTTGTGGACCTTCTCCCATTTCTGCTGGATCCAGGCACAACCATTGAGATCTTCCATTTGCTGCTTGACCTGCCCTGtttgacagcagctctggatgtCCAGCTGAGGTAATGCACCTTCCCTTCCTCTCACTTGTTAATCAGCATCTCAGCACTGACCAAAGCCCAGTGCACACTCCTGAGcctcagctggcacagagcaagAGGCATCACTGCAGTCAGGTTAACACAAGGCTGCACAGATGTCAGTTTTCCTGGTAATGTGTTGTACATGGGAGGAGAAGGTGACCAGCTCTCACATTTCAGTACTGGGCTGTCTTTGGGGCTCAGGAAGCTGTTGCCattcccctctccctgtccaGCTCCAAATGATTGCCACATGTATGAGGCTTCCATGAGCTACCAACTCAATAGAGAGATGAAATACCTattcttcctttcctgctcttaGCCCTATTTTTGGCTTTGTTCTCCTAGAGGCACACAAAACTTCCTTCCTGAGATCTTAGGAGCTGTGAGTTTCCATGAAGATGGGGTAGGACTGGAACTGGCTGTACCTCTGCTCCTCCTTGTCCTCCTGACACTACAGCTCTTTCTGAAGTGCTTAGAAAAGAGGGTCATCCTAGGGGCAGATGTTGGTGAGCTTGGATGACTGAGGGATACACAGtgccatttttccctttcccaggcatGACATAGAAGCAAATCTGGAACTGTTGCCTGAGTTTGGGGGGCCTGAGCTCATCAGGGTAGCTCTCTGGCTTCCAGAGAGCCTGGATCAGACCAACTTGCTGTTCAGTGCTCAagatcccagctctgccctggcccaTTCTCACAGTGCAGCACATTCTGTGTGTTCCCTGCTAGGGCAGCTGCTCTTCCTGCCTCTGAGAAGGCTGGGGGTGACCCAGCTGGGAAACCAGCCACGTGTCTGGAGGCCTTTCGCCATCCCCTCTACAAGAGCATGTTCCAGTATCTCCTCCGCACCAAGTCTGCTCCCCAGGATGCCCCGGAGAGGTAGGAGCCTGCTTGGAGTGCAGTGTGGTTCAGccatccagctctgggaggcAGCACTGCGATTACTGGGAaaggcacagctgctctgagctggccTGAGGTGGATTTCTCTCCCCTCTGTCAGCTTTGCCAGCGCTCAAAGGCCTTGTGGGGAATAGGGAAAGGCAACTGGGAACAAACCTTTAACAGTAACTCTTCTTTTGCCCACAGTCTGGTTCCACTTCGCCAGCTGCTGGGATCCCTGGCAGGCAGCCCAAGGGTGGTGCAGTGTGCAGAGACTGTCCCTGTCTTACTGGAGCTCTTTTTCAGGGTGGTGGCAGAGGTAGGTCCTTTTGGAGGAGTTTcattcccagctgtgccccagggatCTCTTGTTACGTGAAGAGCAGTTGTAGAAGCAAAACTGtggaggtgctgcagctctAAAAGAGGGGTGCCTGAAGGGATGGTGGGATTGATACTGGCATGGACCAGCACTGAGCTGCCCACTTGatccagagaaacagaaaagcccTGTGGAGCCAGTGTCAGGTTCACTCTGCTCTCAGGCAGCTGTGAAGGAGAGAGATGAGAGCACAGTGAGTGCCTGATACCAGCTTTGTGCACAGCTCCCCTCCTAGATCAGGCAATTTCTCTGCCAGCTGTCTCACCTGgctggttgttttggggtttggctGCTGGATGTCACTGGTGCTGCTGAAACAAGGGCTGGCTTTCAGTTTGCAGATGGGTCTCTGATAAACcagctggtggtgctgctgctgcagaggagtgACCAGCTCTATGAGATCCCAGCGTTTAAAGAGGATGTGTACAGGTGAGATGAGACAggaggcacagcccagctcccagcccttcctcctgcaattccagggcagcccaggagcCTTTTCAGTTTTGGCCCAGTCCCTGCTGGTGCAAGGGTGCAAAATAGAGGGTGCACCTTCATCCCGGATGGGAATATCCTGAGGATACAGCCCTGTGCCAGTGACCGggtgctgccagcccttcctggcTTTGGGCATCAGCCCcttgccctgctctgagctgtgcccttctctctgctgcagggtgctgggctcacagctggcagtgctctgtGGGCTGCGCCCTGCGCTCGTGGTGGAGCTGTCCACGGAGATCCTGGAGTTCTCGGGAGCAGTCAGCAACATCCAGAGCAAGGAGCCCATCTTCACCCACATGGTGAGCAGGGCTGCACTCTGCTGCtcaccttccctctcctcctctctcctaGCATTAGCTAACCTGATTTTCTACTCCCTAAAATCATTCAGTTCCCTTTCCCCTGTGCTTCCCCCTTGCCAGGTGTGGGCCGTCGGCGAGTACCTGTCGGTGTCCTACGACAGGCGCTGCACAGTGGAGCAGATCACACGGTTCTTCGAGAGCCTCGAGGCTGTGCTCTTTGAGATCACCCAGCTCCGGCCACAGGCCAGCacccccagctgtgccccccGTGCCATCAGTGTCCTCATGGCCACCTTGACCAAGCTGGCAGCCCGCAGCCAGGACCTGATCCCCAGGTGAGCCCCGGCAAAGGGTTGAAACGTGCGGATCTCACGGGTCTGAACATGCGTTTGATGGTATTAATTGATAATTGAGTCTGGCAGCTGAAAAAGGACAGAGGTGAGCTGTGGA
Encoded proteins:
- the AP5Z1 gene encoding AP-5 complex subunit zeta-1 isoform X2 yields the protein MFAAAAESFLRQARLDGKFVELLQTLLCSPKSPEQIQVLCAAILREMSPCSDLILSCDEIQDTKLLSLVSSVLLAQENKGEVAAVGQRVVKVLERRLPEGQSARFLLPLLANVISLSPESLTEEQTNVVSKKLADWLRYASIQQGMAQPSGGFFSSPRTKQPAPVTEMDGAVATDFFTVLSVAQHYTQDQWLNVQTFSMLRNWLLCYGDKEMNTLNPGDKAGMARAVTSVVSSTARAGQQLPPRERLRDKAFEYCQRLVEQSTRRPLKKDDGDLQKACLIEAVTIVDIICKQDSSYVCRAVSFLKTLHSRICGDASYARALLPIAQFFLNHSKLTAVDSDAIYKHLFTDIPAQLFHNPSLAFEFVQFCKDNSQLLTDSSSIFRQSFPNLFKFLAWNSPPLISEFVDLLPFLLDPGTTIEIFHLLLDLPCLTAALDVQLRAAALPASEKAGGDPAGKPATCLEAFRHPLYKSMFQYLLRTKSAPQDAPESLVPLRQLLGSLAGSPRVVQCAETVPVLLELFFRVVAEFADGSLINQLVVLLLQRSDQLYEIPAFKEDVYRVLGSQLAVLCGLRPALVVELSTEILEFSGAVSNIQSKEPIFTHMVWAVGEYLSVSYDRRCTVEQITRFFESLEAVLFEITQLRPQASTPSCAPRAISVLMATLTKLAARSQDLIPRVSMFLSKMRTFVQSPAVTSVYCEEDLEEMLIRATELMNLLKMPSVAQFVFTPPVASTRFQKEVNDSLPSALRMVTQLLEPAPGSMPV
- the AP5Z1 gene encoding AP-5 complex subunit zeta-1 isoform X1; protein product: MFAAAAESFLRQAREIQEEELRRFAARVSALLQSPEPGPEAVDGLQRLHLTVAATKYPRKLDGKFVELLQTLLCSPKSPEQIQVLCAAILREMSPCSDLILSCDEIQDTKLLSLVSSVLLAQENKGEVAAVGQRVVKVLERRLPEGQSARFLLPLLANVISLSPESLTEEQTNVVSKKLADWLRYASIQQGMAQPSGGFFSSPRTKQPAPVTEMDGAVATDFFTVLSVAQHYTQDQWLNVQTFSMLRNWLLCYGDKEMNTLNPGDKAGMARAVTSVVSSTARAGQQLPPRERLRDKAFEYCQRLVEQSTRRPLKKDDGDLQKACLIEAVTIVDIICKQDSSYVCRAVSFLKTLHSRICGDASYARALLPIAQFFLNHSKLTAVDSDAIYKHLFTDIPAQLFHNPSLAFEFVQFCKDNSQLLTDSSSIFRQSFPNLFKFLAWNSPPLISEFVDLLPFLLDPGTTIEIFHLLLDLPCLTAALDVQLRAAALPASEKAGGDPAGKPATCLEAFRHPLYKSMFQYLLRTKSAPQDAPESLVPLRQLLGSLAGSPRVVQCAETVPVLLELFFRVVAEFADGSLINQLVVLLLQRSDQLYEIPAFKEDVYRVLGSQLAVLCGLRPALVVELSTEILEFSGAVSNIQSKEPIFTHMVWAVGEYLSVSYDRRCTVEQITRFFESLEAVLFEITQLRPQASTPSCAPRAISVLMATLTKLAARSQDLIPRVSMFLSKMRTFVQSPAVTSVYCEEDLEEMLIRATELMNLLKMPSVAQFVFTPPVASTRFQKEVNDSLPSALRMVTQLLEPAPGSMPV